One window from the genome of Camelus bactrianus isolate YW-2024 breed Bactrian camel chromosome 4, ASM4877302v1, whole genome shotgun sequence encodes:
- the SAPCD2 gene encoding suppressor APC domain-containing protein 2 isoform X4, protein MAGAARAEPGRGPHPAPAPGTEGLPRAFLQSLRTLFDILDDRRRGFVHLREIESRWQGTDARELPRGVLEGLRQVAPDSGYLTFERFVAGLRTSLLSADGGTRAPARAPARGGCPARPGGQPPPPPPPPPPPPPPQRLVFAPADEPRTVLERKPLPLGARPTPAGPGGAARSLEKMCGPAEAVPNPAEPESPQGAALERSPSTDAGAVVCRARELGTGDARWAPRARGERRRHTITNGVDCDLLKQMKELEQEQEVLLQGLEMMARGREWYQQQLQRVQERQRRLGQSRASADFGAEGSPRLLGRLLPKVQEVARCLGDLLAAACAGREVTDKSERITQLEQEKSALIKQLFEARALSQQDAGPLDSTFI, encoded by the exons ATGGCCGGAGCCGCAAGGGCCGAGCCGGGCCGCGGGCCGCACCCAGCACCCGCGCCCGGCACGGAGGGGCTGCCGCGCGCCTTCCTGCAGAGCCTGCGCACCCTGTTCGACATCCTGGACGACCGGCGGCGCGGCTTCGTGCACCTGCGCGAGATTGAGTCCCGCTGGCAGGGCACCGACGCGCGCGAGCTGCCCCGTGGTGTGCTGGAGGGCCTGCGCCAGGTGGCCCCGGACAGCGGCTACCTGACCTTCGAGCGCTTCGTGGCCGGCCTGCGCACCTCGCTGCTGAGCGCCGACGGCGGCACGCGGGCTCCGGCGCGCGCCCCCGCCCGGGGAGGCTGCCCGGCACGGCCTGGGggccagccgccgccgccgccgccgccgccgccgccgccgccgccgccccagcGCCTGGTGTTCGCGCCCGCCGACGAGCCACGGACTGTCTTGGAGAGGAAGCCCCTGCCCCTGGGCGCGCGCCCCACGCCGGCAGGTCCCGGAGGTGCGGCCCGGAGCCTAGAGAAGATGTGTGGCCCGGCCGAGGCGGTGCCCAACCCCGCGGAGCCCGAGAGTCCCCAGGGCGCGGCGCTAGAGCGGAGCCCGAGCACGGACGCTG GTGCAGTGGTCTGCAGGGCCAGGGAGCTAGGTACGGGGGATGCCCGGTGGGCCCCCCGTGCCCGAGGGGAACGTCGGAGACACACCATCACCAATGGTGTGGACTGTGACCTG CTGAAGCAGATGAAGGAgctggagcaggagcaggaggtgcTGCTGCAGGGTCTGGAGATGATGGCGCGGGGCCGCGAGTGGtaccagcagcagctgcagcgtGTGCAGGAGCGCCAGCGTCGCCTGGGCCAAAGCAGGGCCAGCGCT GACTTTGGGGCTGAGGGGAGTCCCCGCCTGCTGGGGCGGCTGCTGCCCAAGGTCCAGGAGGTGGCCCGGTGCCTGGGGGATCTGCTGGCTGCGGCCTGTGCTGGCAGG gaGGTGACGGACAAGAGCGAACGCATCACGCAGCTGGAGCAGGAGAAGTCTGCCCTTATCAAGCAGCTGTTTGAGGCTCGCGCCCTTAGCCAGCAGGATGCTGGGCCTCTGGACTCCACATTCATCTAG
- the SAPCD2 gene encoding suppressor APC domain-containing protein 2 isoform X2, with protein MAGAARAEPGRGPHPAPAPGTEGLPRAFLQSLRTLFDILDDRRRGFVHLREIESRWQGTDARELPRGVLEGLRQVAPDSGYLTFERFVAGLRTSLLSADGGTRAPARAPARGGCPARPGGQPPPPPPPPPPPPPPQRLVFAPADEPRTVLERKPLPLGARPTPAGPGGAARSLEKMCGPAEAVPNPAEPESPQGAALERSPSTDAGAVVCRARELGTGDARWAPRARGERRRHTITNGVDCDLLKQMKELEQEQEVLLQGLEMMARGREWYQQQLQRVQERQRRLGQSRASARLCQGMPGLPDGALLQALPSSSSSGAPCPALAPTSPSALGRRRQRQQQAVLILKEQNRLLTQEVTDKSERITQLEQEKSALIKQLFEARALSQQDAGPLDSTFI; from the exons ATGGCCGGAGCCGCAAGGGCCGAGCCGGGCCGCGGGCCGCACCCAGCACCCGCGCCCGGCACGGAGGGGCTGCCGCGCGCCTTCCTGCAGAGCCTGCGCACCCTGTTCGACATCCTGGACGACCGGCGGCGCGGCTTCGTGCACCTGCGCGAGATTGAGTCCCGCTGGCAGGGCACCGACGCGCGCGAGCTGCCCCGTGGTGTGCTGGAGGGCCTGCGCCAGGTGGCCCCGGACAGCGGCTACCTGACCTTCGAGCGCTTCGTGGCCGGCCTGCGCACCTCGCTGCTGAGCGCCGACGGCGGCACGCGGGCTCCGGCGCGCGCCCCCGCCCGGGGAGGCTGCCCGGCACGGCCTGGGggccagccgccgccgccgccgccgccgccgccgccgccgccgccgccccagcGCCTGGTGTTCGCGCCCGCCGACGAGCCACGGACTGTCTTGGAGAGGAAGCCCCTGCCCCTGGGCGCGCGCCCCACGCCGGCAGGTCCCGGAGGTGCGGCCCGGAGCCTAGAGAAGATGTGTGGCCCGGCCGAGGCGGTGCCCAACCCCGCGGAGCCCGAGAGTCCCCAGGGCGCGGCGCTAGAGCGGAGCCCGAGCACGGACGCTG GTGCAGTGGTCTGCAGGGCCAGGGAGCTAGGTACGGGGGATGCCCGGTGGGCCCCCCGTGCCCGAGGGGAACGTCGGAGACACACCATCACCAATGGTGTGGACTGTGACCTG CTGAAGCAGATGAAGGAgctggagcaggagcaggaggtgcTGCTGCAGGGTCTGGAGATGATGGCGCGGGGCCGCGAGTGGtaccagcagcagctgcagcgtGTGCAGGAGCGCCAGCGTCGCCTGGGCCAAAGCAGGGCCAGCGCT AGGCTGTGCCAGGGCATGCCAGGCCTGCCTGACGGTGCCCTTCTGCAGGCCCTGCCCTCGTCCTCCTCCTCGGGGGCCCCGTGCCCCGCCCTGGCCCCCACCTCGCCCTCCGCCCTAggccggcggcggcagcggcagcagcaggcTGTCCTCATCCTGAAAGAGCAGAACAGGCTCCTCAcccag gaGGTGACGGACAAGAGCGAACGCATCACGCAGCTGGAGCAGGAGAAGTCTGCCCTTATCAAGCAGCTGTTTGAGGCTCGCGCCCTTAGCCAGCAGGATGCTGGGCCTCTGGACTCCACATTCATCTAG
- the SAPCD2 gene encoding suppressor APC domain-containing protein 2 isoform X3, whose protein sequence is MAGAARAEPGRGPHPAPAPGTEGLPRAFLQSLRTLFDILDDRRRGFVHLREIESRWQGTDARELPRGVLEGLRQVAPDSGYLTFERFVAGLRTSLLSADGGTRAPARAPARGGCPARPGGQPPPPPPPPPPPPPPQRLVFAPADEPRTVLERKPLPLGARPTPAGPGGAARSLEKMCGPAEAVPNPAEPESPQGAALERSPSTDAGAVVCRARELGTGDARWAPRARGERRRHTITNGVDCDLLKQMKELEQEQEVLLQGLEMMARGREWYQQQLQRVQERQRRLGQSRASAALPSSSSSGAPCPALAPTSPSALGRRRQRQQQAVLILKEQNRLLTQEVTDKSERITQLEQEKSALIKQLFEARALSQQDAGPLDSTFI, encoded by the exons ATGGCCGGAGCCGCAAGGGCCGAGCCGGGCCGCGGGCCGCACCCAGCACCCGCGCCCGGCACGGAGGGGCTGCCGCGCGCCTTCCTGCAGAGCCTGCGCACCCTGTTCGACATCCTGGACGACCGGCGGCGCGGCTTCGTGCACCTGCGCGAGATTGAGTCCCGCTGGCAGGGCACCGACGCGCGCGAGCTGCCCCGTGGTGTGCTGGAGGGCCTGCGCCAGGTGGCCCCGGACAGCGGCTACCTGACCTTCGAGCGCTTCGTGGCCGGCCTGCGCACCTCGCTGCTGAGCGCCGACGGCGGCACGCGGGCTCCGGCGCGCGCCCCCGCCCGGGGAGGCTGCCCGGCACGGCCTGGGggccagccgccgccgccgccgccgccgccgccgccgccgccgccgccccagcGCCTGGTGTTCGCGCCCGCCGACGAGCCACGGACTGTCTTGGAGAGGAAGCCCCTGCCCCTGGGCGCGCGCCCCACGCCGGCAGGTCCCGGAGGTGCGGCCCGGAGCCTAGAGAAGATGTGTGGCCCGGCCGAGGCGGTGCCCAACCCCGCGGAGCCCGAGAGTCCCCAGGGCGCGGCGCTAGAGCGGAGCCCGAGCACGGACGCTG GTGCAGTGGTCTGCAGGGCCAGGGAGCTAGGTACGGGGGATGCCCGGTGGGCCCCCCGTGCCCGAGGGGAACGTCGGAGACACACCATCACCAATGGTGTGGACTGTGACCTG CTGAAGCAGATGAAGGAgctggagcaggagcaggaggtgcTGCTGCAGGGTCTGGAGATGATGGCGCGGGGCCGCGAGTGGtaccagcagcagctgcagcgtGTGCAGGAGCGCCAGCGTCGCCTGGGCCAAAGCAGGGCCAGCGCT GCCCTGCCCTCGTCCTCCTCCTCGGGGGCCCCGTGCCCCGCCCTGGCCCCCACCTCGCCCTCCGCCCTAggccggcggcggcagcggcagcagcaggcTGTCCTCATCCTGAAAGAGCAGAACAGGCTCCTCAcccag gaGGTGACGGACAAGAGCGAACGCATCACGCAGCTGGAGCAGGAGAAGTCTGCCCTTATCAAGCAGCTGTTTGAGGCTCGCGCCCTTAGCCAGCAGGATGCTGGGCCTCTGGACTCCACATTCATCTAG
- the SAPCD2 gene encoding suppressor APC domain-containing protein 2 isoform X1, protein MAGAARAEPGRGPHPAPAPGTEGLPRAFLQSLRTLFDILDDRRRGFVHLREIESRWQGTDARELPRGVLEGLRQVAPDSGYLTFERFVAGLRTSLLSADGGTRAPARAPARGGCPARPGGQPPPPPPPPPPPPPPQRLVFAPADEPRTVLERKPLPLGARPTPAGPGGAARSLEKMCGPAEAVPNPAEPESPQGAALERSPSTDAGAVVCRARELGTGDARWAPRARGERRRHTITNGVDCDLLKQMKELEQEQEVLLQGLEMMARGREWYQQQLQRVQERQRRLGQSRASADFGAEGSPRLLGRLLPKVQEVARCLGDLLAAACAGRALPSSSSSGAPCPALAPTSPSALGRRRQRQQQAVLILKEQNRLLTQEVTDKSERITQLEQEKSALIKQLFEARALSQQDAGPLDSTFI, encoded by the exons ATGGCCGGAGCCGCAAGGGCCGAGCCGGGCCGCGGGCCGCACCCAGCACCCGCGCCCGGCACGGAGGGGCTGCCGCGCGCCTTCCTGCAGAGCCTGCGCACCCTGTTCGACATCCTGGACGACCGGCGGCGCGGCTTCGTGCACCTGCGCGAGATTGAGTCCCGCTGGCAGGGCACCGACGCGCGCGAGCTGCCCCGTGGTGTGCTGGAGGGCCTGCGCCAGGTGGCCCCGGACAGCGGCTACCTGACCTTCGAGCGCTTCGTGGCCGGCCTGCGCACCTCGCTGCTGAGCGCCGACGGCGGCACGCGGGCTCCGGCGCGCGCCCCCGCCCGGGGAGGCTGCCCGGCACGGCCTGGGggccagccgccgccgccgccgccgccgccgccgccgccgccgccgccccagcGCCTGGTGTTCGCGCCCGCCGACGAGCCACGGACTGTCTTGGAGAGGAAGCCCCTGCCCCTGGGCGCGCGCCCCACGCCGGCAGGTCCCGGAGGTGCGGCCCGGAGCCTAGAGAAGATGTGTGGCCCGGCCGAGGCGGTGCCCAACCCCGCGGAGCCCGAGAGTCCCCAGGGCGCGGCGCTAGAGCGGAGCCCGAGCACGGACGCTG GTGCAGTGGTCTGCAGGGCCAGGGAGCTAGGTACGGGGGATGCCCGGTGGGCCCCCCGTGCCCGAGGGGAACGTCGGAGACACACCATCACCAATGGTGTGGACTGTGACCTG CTGAAGCAGATGAAGGAgctggagcaggagcaggaggtgcTGCTGCAGGGTCTGGAGATGATGGCGCGGGGCCGCGAGTGGtaccagcagcagctgcagcgtGTGCAGGAGCGCCAGCGTCGCCTGGGCCAAAGCAGGGCCAGCGCT GACTTTGGGGCTGAGGGGAGTCCCCGCCTGCTGGGGCGGCTGCTGCCCAAGGTCCAGGAGGTGGCCCGGTGCCTGGGGGATCTGCTGGCTGCGGCCTGTGCTGGCAGG GCCCTGCCCTCGTCCTCCTCCTCGGGGGCCCCGTGCCCCGCCCTGGCCCCCACCTCGCCCTCCGCCCTAggccggcggcggcagcggcagcagcaggcTGTCCTCATCCTGAAAGAGCAGAACAGGCTCCTCAcccag gaGGTGACGGACAAGAGCGAACGCATCACGCAGCTGGAGCAGGAGAAGTCTGCCCTTATCAAGCAGCTGTTTGAGGCTCGCGCCCTTAGCCAGCAGGATGCTGGGCCTCTGGACTCCACATTCATCTAG